In Pseudoclavibacter sp. Marseille-Q3772, the sequence CACTCCACTCATGTTTGCTCTGGTGGTTGGTCTGATCTGCTATGCGGTGGTTTGTATGCGTCGAGGTGCCGGACTCGCGCGGCTCCTTCCAGCGCTTTCGCTTGCGCTGGTGGTGGCGTTCATCGTCGCGAATAAGGTCGGCTCTCCCCAGTTTTATACGTGGCTGGCAGCGCCAATCGTGGTTGGGTTGATTTGGGATGGTCGACGCTACGGACGGGCGGCAATCTATGCCCTTGTGATCGCTGCCCTCACGCAGATTATTTATCCGTTCGCATACGGATCCCTAATGATGGCGAGCGATTTGGCAGTACTGGTGATTGTTGTGCGCAATGCGCTGCTGCTCGCACTGCTGGTGAATGCGGTGCGGTTAATGCGGCCAATCTCGCGTCCTACGTTCGAACCCGTCAAATCGCCTAGCACCATTCAATGAACTCGATACAGCAGCTACTGCGTACCGGAAAGCGGCCAGCGTCGATGAGCCCTGCTCGCGAACGCCGGCTGATGTGGTGGCTGTTTATCGGCGCGCATGCGTTCTATACGGTGCTCTCGGCAATGCACGGCCATATGCCCTATGGCGACGTAACGGTGGTGTATCGGGAATGGATCACTGACGCGCTCGCCGGCAATGCCCGGGGGATTACCGAGCCGTTCGTTTACCCGGTAGCGGCATTGATCCCGATGTGGATTGCGCATCTGCTCGGCGGTGAAGCGTTCTACGTGCTCGGATGGATGGCGCAGGTACTGGCGCTCAACTCACTCGCGCTGTGGTGGCTCACTACGCGTCGAGGTCGTTTTACCGAACTGTATCGCCGCGCCGGCTGGTGGTGGACCGCCTTCCTCTGGTTGCTCGGGCCCATTGCGTTCGGCCGAATCGATGCAATCACCGTGCCGATTGCGCTCGTCGCCCTGCTGCGTTTGCGCAGGGGAGTGTTCACCTCAAGTTTTTGGCTAACCATCGGTGCCTGGATCAAGGTCTGGCCGGCTGCGCTCGTAGCCGCAGTATTTACGACGTGCAATCGTCGATTGCGCGTGGTTGCCGGTGGCATTGCTGCCTGCGCAGTAGTGCTCATACCGGTGCTGTTCGTAGCCGGGCGGAGCGGAATCATCAATGCGTTCAGCTTCGTTGTCGGTCAGCACGAACGAGGCTTGCAACTCGAGTCGGTATTCGCCAGCGTCTTCATCCTTGGGAAATCCATCGGCATTCCCGGCTACAAAGTGGAGTATTCGCGCGAGATCCTCACCCAGGAGGTTTTTGGTCCCGGCGTGGATGCGGTCGGCGCGCTGCTTACGCCACTCATGTTCGTCTTGCTGGTTACGTTGTTGATACTCGCAGTGCGTCGAGTGCACTCCGGCGCACGTATCGCGCAAACACTGCCAGTCTTGGCGCTTGGCATTGTGCTCAGCTTCATCATCGCGAACAAGGTCGGTTCACCGCAGTTTATTTCCTGGCTCGCACCGATCATCGTGCTGGGGCTCGTTTGGTGGGGCAGAGGGATGGGGCGAATCGCCCGGCTTGGGTTGATCGTCGCCGCCCTCACACAGTTCATTTATCCGTGGGGTTATGGGTATGTGGTGCGTGCGGAACTCATCGGTGCGCTCATGCTTGCGGCCCGCAACGCACTGCTGGTGTGGATGCTCGTGATCGTTGTGCGGGAGCTGTTACGACCACCGGCGCG encodes:
- a CDS encoding glycosyltransferase 87 family protein; its protein translation is MNSIQQLLRTGKRPASMSPARERRLMWWLFIGAHAFYTVLSAMHGHMPYGDVTVVYREWITDALAGNARGITEPFVYPVAALIPMWIAHLLGGEAFYVLGWMAQVLALNSLALWWLTTRRGRFTELYRRAGWWWTAFLWLLGPIAFGRIDAITVPIALVALLRLRRGVFTSSFWLTIGAWIKVWPAALVAAVFTTCNRRLRVVAGGIAACAVVLIPVLFVAGRSGIINAFSFVVGQHERGLQLESVFASVFILGKSIGIPGYKVEYSREILTQEVFGPGVDAVGALLTPLMFVLLVTLLILAVRRVHSGARIAQTLPVLALGIVLSFIIANKVGSPQFISWLAPIIVLGLVWWGRGMGRIARLGLIVAALTQFIYPWGYGYVVRAELIGALMLAARNALLVWMLVIVVRELLRPPARVPSAGD